The genomic region TGCGCATGAGCTGTCTGAGCGCGCGCTCGTCGGCGTCGAGGTCGATGAGACGCTTGTGGACACGCATCTCCCAGTGCTCCCACGTCGCGGTCCCTTCGCCGTCAGGCGATTTCCGCGCGGGCACCTCGAGCGTTTTCGTCGGGAGCGGGATCGGACCCGACACCGAGACGCCGGTCTTATCGGCGAT from Halalkalicoccus sp. NIPERK01 harbors:
- the rpsJ gene encoding 30S ribosomal protein S10, which codes for MQQARVRLAGTSPNDLDSICDDVREIADKTGVSVSGPIPLPTKTLEVPARKSPDGEGTATWEHWEMRVHKRLIDLDADERALRQLMRIQVPNDVSIEIVLED